A DNA window from Nitrospinota bacterium contains the following coding sequences:
- a CDS encoding tetratricopeptide repeat protein — MTRPKHLTSYIGPKARLSGTLRFRGTFQVHGTVEGRVESEGLLEVGPAGLVRAEADVGEVLCRGRLEGTITARKRLVLLAGSIVEGALNTPWLSVQDGATLRGRVVMERPEGFVRPVSLGWSRRAKAVGRLVPIAVAAALLLLAGGWALSRSRPAMVSSTPPPGLLAAAEEAVSRKDYGRAWRLYDTAFQSQPRSERAVLGLANVAFVQGRQSDAISYYERVLELSPGHIAVRRRLAELYAIEGRPKEALGHYRSVLEKNPNDEALLLAVAELNEKLGESAQALAIYERLGKLYPHQAEVPLRLAALYERQGQLRKAISTYQALVKKRPEDIEFKLALAGVMLEAGDGGRAADLFAEVASKDPRRLETFRTAADIYLRLGKRKKAMATLEKAVAALPDDVPLRLTLAELYRLQLQPTNALRHWREVLAREPMNPRASVGVAERLQTQGRSTDALELLERVVAGHPEDAEVHYRIGHLLYRKKKLNRATQALLNALKHDPNHVEALNRLAWLYAIQGRNLGEAARMSQRSLEIKPESPIFLDTLAEVRFQRQEYKEALRLIQHAINKAPDKPYYRSRLAKFKRAAKRPISGS; from the coding sequence ATGACACGGCCTAAACACCTCACCTCATATATCGGCCCCAAAGCCCGCCTCTCAGGCACGTTGCGCTTCCGGGGCACCTTCCAGGTTCACGGGACGGTCGAGGGCCGGGTTGAGTCAGAGGGCTTGCTGGAGGTTGGCCCCGCCGGTCTTGTGCGGGCCGAGGCTGACGTTGGGGAGGTTCTTTGTCGGGGTCGGCTGGAAGGAACGATAACCGCCCGCAAACGCCTGGTCTTGCTTGCCGGCTCCATCGTCGAGGGGGCCCTGAATACGCCGTGGCTGTCGGTCCAGGACGGCGCCACCCTGCGTGGCCGCGTTGTCATGGAGCGCCCTGAGGGATTCGTCCGCCCCGTCTCCCTGGGGTGGTCTCGTCGGGCCAAGGCTGTGGGACGGCTCGTCCCAATCGCCGTGGCCGCCGCCCTTCTGCTCTTGGCGGGGGGCTGGGCCCTCTCGCGCTCGCGGCCCGCAATGGTAAGCTCCACACCCCCCCCAGGCCTGCTGGCGGCCGCCGAGGAGGCGGTCTCAAGGAAGGATTACGGTAGAGCTTGGCGCTTGTACGATACGGCTTTCCAATCCCAGCCTCGCAGTGAACGAGCGGTCTTGGGGCTCGCTAACGTTGCTTTCGTCCAAGGTCGACAGTCCGATGCCATATCTTATTACGAGCGAGTCCTCGAGCTCTCTCCAGGACACATCGCAGTCCGCCGCCGCCTGGCGGAGCTCTACGCCATCGAGGGACGTCCCAAAGAGGCCTTAGGTCATTACAGGAGCGTTTTGGAAAAGAACCCCAATGATGAGGCGCTCCTCTTGGCGGTGGCCGAACTGAATGAAAAGCTTGGAGAGTCGGCACAGGCCTTGGCCATTTACGAGCGCCTCGGCAAGCTCTACCCACACCAGGCCGAGGTTCCCCTCCGACTGGCCGCCCTCTACGAACGGCAAGGCCAACTTCGCAAAGCCATCTCAACGTATCAGGCGTTGGTAAAAAAGCGTCCCGAGGACATTGAGTTCAAACTCGCCCTGGCCGGGGTGATGCTGGAAGCGGGCGACGGTGGACGGGCTGCCGATCTCTTCGCCGAGGTGGCCTCAAAGGACCCCCGACGGCTGGAGACCTTTCGCACGGCCGCCGACATATACCTTCGGTTGGGCAAGCGGAAGAAGGCCATGGCAACGCTCGAGAAGGCTGTCGCCGCCCTGCCCGACGATGTACCCTTGCGGTTGACGCTTGCCGAACTCTACCGTCTTCAGCTTCAGCCGACCAATGCGCTTCGCCACTGGAGAGAGGTGTTGGCGAGAGAGCCCATGAACCCCCGGGCCTCTGTCGGCGTGGCCGAGCGCCTGCAGACCCAAGGGCGCAGCACCGATGCCCTTGAGCTTCTGGAGCGGGTTGTTGCCGGCCACCCCGAGGACGCTGAAGTCCATTACCGCATAGGCCATTTGCTCTATAGGAAGAAAAAATTAAATCGGGCTACGCAAGCCTTGTTGAATGCGCTGAAGCACGACCCGAACCATGTTGAGGCGTTGAATCGGCTTGCCTGGCTATATGCCATTCAAGGGCGAAACTTAGGCGAGGCCGCAAGGATGTCGCAGCGGTCCTTGGAGATTAAACCGGAAAGCCCCATCTTCCTGGACACGTTAGCCGAGGTTCGCTTCCAGCGCCAAGAGTACAAAGAGGCCCTTCGCCTGATTCAACATGCCATAAATAAGGCCCCC
- the rimI gene encoding ribosomal protein S18-alanine N-acetyltransferase — translation MEASLALPKEPGPIVVDIRPMAWGDLHEVQVIEEALFPTPWPRSVFLHEIRYNRQATMVVAHLVDRRRYPGVVGYAGFWTAADEMHVTTLAVHPRFQRGGISRQLMDHCFDEARALGCTEATLEVRETNTAAQRLYSSYGFVVEGRRARYYGDGEDALIMTLQKL, via the coding sequence GTGGAAGCGAGTCTGGCCTTACCGAAGGAGCCCGGCCCAATCGTCGTGGACATTCGCCCCATGGCCTGGGGAGACCTCCACGAGGTTCAGGTGATCGAGGAGGCTCTCTTTCCCACTCCTTGGCCTCGGTCGGTTTTCCTCCATGAAATTCGCTACAATAGGCAGGCCACGATGGTGGTGGCCCATCTTGTTGACCGACGGCGGTACCCCGGTGTGGTCGGATACGCGGGCTTTTGGACGGCGGCAGACGAGATGCACGTGACGACCCTGGCCGTCCATCCCCGCTTTCAGCGCGGGGGCATCTCGCGCCAGCTTATGGACCACTGCTTCGATGAGGCGCGAGCCCTGGGCTGCACCGAAGCCACCCTCGAAGTAAGGGAGACCAACACGGCCGCTCAACGGCTCTATTCTTCTTACGGGTTCGTCGTGGAGGGGCGGAGGGCGCGTTACTACGGAGACGGGGAAGACGCTCTTATCATGACGCTGCAGAAGCTTTGA
- a CDS encoding DEAD/DEAH box helicase, whose product MLSRFLDHIETSEDYAHQVVHHEVIADQPSRFAEPSEPLPRELSEALSHIGIERLYTHQVEALEAVRAGRNVAVVTPTASGKTLVYNLPVLEAALADKTTKALYIFPLKALEQDQQQAFEELVASMPGNPAVTTAIYDGDTPGWRRRKITASPPTVLMTNPDMLHFGILAHHANWEAFFRDLQFVVIDELHTYRGVFGSHMAQVIRRLHRICAHYGSSPRFITTSATTAEPKELVECLVGRPFTVVAETGAPRSVRHFLFINPTASPYTLAARLFADCLKAGLKTIVFTKARKITELIHMWTVDREPDLARKISSYRAGFLPEERREIERKLFSGELWGVVSTSALEMGIDVGGLDACLLVGYPGTIMSTWQRGGRVGRGDRESLIVLVAQADALDQYFMRHPDDFFRRGFERAVLDPTNGPILRAHLPCAAAELPLRDDDPAFSPEALAEHLEGLGQAGELVKAVSDGSWHAVRRRPHRFVNIRAAGEAFTILEDSTQEVIGTVSGPRAYSEGHEGAIYLHRGRQYQVVRLDHANRDIFARPVDVAYYTQPLQTKDTTILATSDRRPVGNFVVNRGRLKVTQRVTGYEKRRIAGQELVSTHELDMPEVTFETVGLWIEIEESVRRLVEGPTQEFMGGLHAVEHAAIALFPLFAMCDRYDIGGICYSVHPQVGKAAIFIYDGYEGGVGLAERVYEEVEELLRATLKLLLECPCLEGCPSCIHSPKCGSGNKPLSKEASVLIVKALLGEVDLVRAEELRAVAEEEDDTWSPTVVAEPEEAHTEPRLVFFDLETQRGADEVGGWGNKHLMRLAVGVVYDTAEEEFFTYYEDQASELIAHLKKADLVVGFNIVQFDYEVLKVYTPLDFSTFHTFDILQDLYRRLGFRLPLAELVRHTLGQDKTADGLQSLAWFKEGRLDLVTSYCTDDVALTRDLFLHGLNHGHLRFERKGAGVVEMPVDWKLEQLLARP is encoded by the coding sequence GTGCTCTCCCGCTTTCTCGATCACATTGAGACCTCGGAAGATTACGCTCACCAAGTAGTCCATCACGAGGTCATCGCCGACCAGCCTTCCCGCTTCGCTGAGCCGTCCGAGCCTCTGCCCCGCGAGCTTTCCGAGGCTCTATCGCACATTGGCATCGAGCGGCTCTACACCCATCAGGTGGAGGCCCTGGAAGCCGTCCGAGCCGGCCGGAACGTGGCAGTAGTGACCCCGACGGCCAGCGGCAAGACCCTCGTCTATAACCTCCCGGTTCTGGAGGCGGCCCTCGCCGATAAGACGACTAAGGCGCTCTATATCTTTCCCCTGAAGGCTCTTGAGCAGGACCAGCAGCAAGCCTTCGAAGAGCTGGTCGCCTCAATGCCGGGCAACCCTGCAGTAACCACGGCCATATACGACGGCGACACCCCAGGCTGGCGGAGGAGGAAAATCACGGCGTCTCCGCCGACGGTGCTCATGACAAACCCCGATATGCTCCACTTCGGGATCCTCGCCCACCACGCCAACTGGGAGGCCTTCTTTCGCGACCTTCAGTTCGTCGTCATAGACGAGCTCCACACCTACCGGGGTGTCTTCGGCTCCCACATGGCCCAGGTGATTAGGCGACTTCATCGGATATGCGCCCACTACGGCTCGAGCCCGCGGTTCATTACGACAAGCGCCACGACGGCCGAGCCTAAAGAACTCGTTGAATGCCTCGTGGGCAGGCCATTCACCGTGGTGGCCGAAACCGGCGCCCCGCGCTCGGTCCGCCACTTCCTCTTCATCAATCCCACGGCGAGCCCGTACACGCTGGCCGCCCGCCTCTTCGCCGACTGCCTGAAGGCTGGGCTTAAGACCATTGTTTTTACAAAGGCCCGCAAAATCACCGAGCTCATCCACATGTGGACCGTCGACCGGGAGCCTGACCTCGCACGAAAAATCTCTTCTTACAGAGCCGGTTTTTTACCTGAGGAACGGCGGGAGATTGAGCGGAAGCTCTTCAGCGGTGAGCTCTGGGGCGTGGTCTCCACCAGCGCCCTCGAGATGGGGATCGACGTCGGGGGGCTCGATGCCTGCTTGCTGGTAGGCTATCCCGGAACCATCATGAGCACCTGGCAGCGGGGCGGTCGGGTGGGTCGGGGTGACCGCGAGAGCCTTATCGTCCTCGTCGCCCAGGCTGACGCCTTGGACCAGTATTTCATGCGCCACCCGGATGATTTCTTCCGGCGGGGGTTTGAGCGGGCCGTTCTCGACCCGACCAATGGCCCGATTCTCCGGGCCCACTTGCCCTGCGCAGCAGCCGAGTTGCCGTTGCGCGACGACGATCCGGCCTTCTCTCCCGAAGCCCTGGCCGAGCACTTAGAGGGGTTGGGCCAGGCTGGGGAGCTTGTGAAGGCCGTCTCCGACGGGAGCTGGCATGCCGTCCGTCGCCGCCCTCACCGATTCGTAAACATCCGAGCCGCGGGTGAGGCCTTTACCATTCTGGAAGACTCTACCCAAGAGGTCATTGGGACGGTCTCCGGCCCTAGGGCCTACAGCGAAGGCCACGAGGGGGCGATCTACCTCCACCGAGGACGCCAGTACCAGGTCGTTCGCCTCGACCACGCCAATCGCGACATTTTCGCCAGGCCCGTTGATGTCGCCTACTACACCCAGCCGCTCCAGACGAAGGATACGACCATTCTGGCCACCTCCGACCGTCGCCCCGTGGGCAATTTCGTCGTCAACCGGGGGCGGCTTAAAGTAACTCAACGAGTTACGGGCTACGAGAAAAGGCGCATCGCAGGCCAGGAGCTCGTAAGCACCCACGAGCTCGATATGCCCGAGGTCACATTCGAGACGGTGGGCCTTTGGATTGAGATCGAGGAGTCGGTACGGAGGCTCGTGGAGGGGCCTACCCAGGAGTTCATGGGCGGGCTCCACGCCGTGGAGCACGCGGCGATCGCCCTCTTTCCGCTGTTTGCTATGTGCGACCGCTACGACATCGGCGGCATCTGCTACTCCGTCCATCCCCAAGTGGGCAAGGCGGCCATCTTCATCTACGACGGCTACGAAGGGGGCGTGGGCCTCGCCGAACGGGTCTACGAAGAAGTCGAGGAGCTCCTTAGAGCCACCCTTAAGCTCCTGCTGGAGTGCCCTTGCCTGGAGGGGTGCCCGTCGTGCATCCACTCGCCCAAATGCGGAAGCGGCAATAAGCCCCTAAGCAAGGAAGCTTCGGTCCTTATCGTTAAGGCCCTCCTGGGGGAGGTGGATCTCGTCCGGGCCGAGGAGCTGCGGGCTGTGGCAGAAGAGGAGGACGATACCTGGAGCCCCACGGTCGTGGCTGAGCCCGAGGAGGCCCACACCGAGCCACGCCTGGTGTTCTTCGACCTGGAGACTCAGCGCGGAGCCGATGAGGTTGGGGGATGGGGGAACAAGCACCTCATGCGCTTGGCTGTAGGGGTGGTCTACGATACGGCCGAGGAGGAGTTCTTCACCTACTACGAGGACCAGGCCTCTGAGCTCATCGCCCATCTCAAGAAGGCCGACCTCGTCGTTGGCTTCAACATCGTGCAGTTCGACTACGAGGTCCTCAAGGTCTATACTCCCTTGGATTTCTCGACCTTCCACACCTTCGACATCCTCCAGGACCTCTACCGTCGGCTGGGCTTCAGGCTTCCGCTTGCGGAGCTGGTCCGTCACACCCTTGGCCAGGACAAGACGGCCGACGGCCTCCAGAGCCTCGCCTGGTTCAAGGAGGGCCGGCTCGATCTGGTTACATCCTACTGCACTGACGACGTGGCCCTGACCCGTGACCTCTTCCTCCACGGCCTCAACCACGGCCACCTCCGCTTCGAGCGAAAGGGCGCCGGGGTTGTGGAAATGCCCGTCGACTGGAAGCTGGAGCAGCTCCTGGCTCGCCCTTAG
- a CDS encoding DMT family transporter, with protein MARNRVAIAESPRLGLANVLPMIGLCFLWGGSFISIKVCLRGIPPMGLSALRFALVSICLGLYLHWRGIGLWFGRESFRWLAASGLLLTIQMAILFVGMQFTTAGRASILLNLQPFFVLLVAHFFLDRDSLTTRKALGMTVAFVGVVVLFADRWTAVDVRGLVGDSLIVLSAMGWSLQVFLLKRPLAHLPPAGVVAWQSLFVAVVGGIAALVVEGWNGYNITPLVLVAFLYLSLVAAAFCYVVYIHLVQRTLATQLHSFVFLTPVFSVIGGAILLGEAVGWPLLVGLAGVATGIIIVNTGLAVTPLPEGGG; from the coding sequence TTGGCACGCAATCGGGTCGCTATCGCCGAGAGTCCTCGCTTGGGCCTTGCCAACGTCCTTCCCATGATAGGCCTCTGCTTTCTCTGGGGTGGTTCCTTCATATCTATCAAGGTCTGCCTTCGCGGCATCCCGCCCATGGGGCTGTCAGCCCTTCGTTTTGCCCTGGTATCGATCTGCCTAGGGCTTTATCTCCACTGGCGGGGGATCGGGCTCTGGTTCGGTCGAGAGAGCTTCCGGTGGCTGGCAGCCTCCGGCCTTTTGCTGACTATCCAGATGGCAATATTATTCGTTGGGATGCAGTTTACTACGGCGGGGCGGGCCTCAATCCTCCTCAACCTCCAGCCCTTCTTCGTCCTCCTTGTAGCCCACTTCTTCTTGGACCGCGACTCCTTGACCACCCGCAAAGCCCTGGGAATGACGGTGGCCTTTGTTGGGGTGGTGGTACTCTTCGCCGACCGCTGGACGGCGGTGGATGTGAGGGGTCTGGTAGGCGACAGCCTGATTGTTTTATCGGCCATGGGGTGGTCGTTGCAGGTCTTCTTGCTGAAGAGGCCCCTCGCCCATCTGCCGCCGGCCGGAGTGGTCGCCTGGCAGAGCCTTTTCGTGGCTGTGGTAGGGGGCATAGCCGCCCTCGTAGTGGAAGGTTGGAACGGATACAATATAACCCCCCTCGTGCTGGTCGCTTTCCTCTACCTCTCGTTGGTTGCGGCGGCGTTTTGCTATGTCGTCTACATTCATCTCGTGCAGCGGACCCTAGCGACCCAGCTCCACAGCTTCGTCTTCCTGACCCCCGTATTCAGCGTGATTGGCGGGGCGATACTGCTGGGAGAGGCGGTAGGCTGGCCCCTCTTGGTTGGGCTCGCCGGCGTGGCGACAGGGATCATCATCGTCAACACCGGCCTCGCTGTAACCCCTCTTCCGGAGGGGGGCGGCTAG